From the Musa acuminata AAA Group cultivar baxijiao chromosome BXJ3-7, Cavendish_Baxijiao_AAA, whole genome shotgun sequence genome, one window contains:
- the LOC103992750 gene encoding sphinganine C4-monooxygenase 2 translates to MEFIAYDDFLLMIIPIVVYWVYSGIYEVLGSSEKYRLHSRRDEETKNMASKRDVLKGVLFQQALQATITVVVTKLTHEDAKPETSTNTSWFAAASQFMVAMIVFDTWQYFVHRYMHHNKFLYRKFHSWHHRIVAPYAFAAQYNHPVDGIITETVAGALAYFVSGMSKTTAALFFSFATVKGIDDHCGLMLPWNPFHILFGNNTAYHDIHHQLAGNKRNFAQPFFVTWDKIMGTYVPYAVVKRENGGFEARVAKQNTDAVLCFSVF, encoded by the exons ATGGAGTTCATAGCATATGATGATTTCTTGCTGATGATCATACCCATAGTGGTGTATTGGGTTTACTCAGGGATCTATGAGGTGCTGGGTTCCTCGGAGAAGTACAGGTTGCACTCCAGGAGAGATGAGGAAACCAAGAACATGGCTTCCAAGAGAGATGTGTTGAAAGGGGTCCTCTTCCAGCAGGCGCTTCAGGCTACCATCACTGTGGTTGTCACAAag CTGACACACGAGGACGCCAAGCCGGAGACCAGCACAAACACGTCGTGGTTTGCGGCGGCAAGCCAGTTCATGGTGGCCATGATCGTCTTCGACACATGGCAATACTTCGTGCACAGATACATGCACCACAACAAGTTCCTCTACCGCAAGTTCCACTCGTGGCATCACCGGATCGTCGCCCCCTACGCCTTTGCTGCGCAGTACAACCACCCGGTGGACGGCATCATCACCGAGACCGTCGCCGGCGCGCTGGCTTACTTCGTGTCAGGGATGTCGAAGACGACGGccgctctcttcttctccttcgccaCCGTCAAGGGGATCGACGACCACTGCGGGCTGATGCTTCCGTGGAACCCTTTCCACATCCTGTTCGGGAACAACACGGCGTACCATGACATCCATCACCAGCTCGCCGGCAACAAGCGCAACTTCGCGCAACCCTTCTTCGTGACATGGGATAAGATAATGGGGACTTACGTGCCTTACGCTGTGGTGAAGAGGGAGAATGGTGGATTCGAAGCCCGCGTAGCAAAACAAAACACTGATGCTGTCCTTTGCTTCTCTGTGTTTTAG
- the LOC103992747 gene encoding uncharacterized protein LOC103992747, with protein MEQFRQIGEALGSIKALMVFRDELRVNQRQCCLLVDAFDLAYHGIAEEMRSHLRFDEKLIKWKALEPPLKELHRIFREGEQYIKQCLEARDWWGKAVALGQNADCVEFHIHDLLWCIPVVVEAIENVGEITGTDQEEIYRKKFVFSKKYEKDWLEPKLFQLKLGKPYLVSQELCSRMDTAWKEDRWILSERIAEKRSPGSKPLTKQENRLAELLVSPNGKLFPCSLLTGSSDYQVRRRFGSGNNYKEVQWLGESFSVKHVIGEIEPLMSEISLLSSITHPNVVRYMYSFVDEEKKESYMVMELMSKDLCSYINEISSTRRKVPFPLLVAVDTMHQIARGMEYLHGKNIYHGDLNPSNILVKTRNSSPDGYLHVKVTGFGLSPVKNSKPSANQAPATNPCIWYAPEVLLEQETSGESGSASKCTEKADVYSFSMLCFELLTGKIPFEDDHLQGDKMSKNIRAGARPLFPFHSPKFLTNLTKRCWHADPSQRPSFSSICRVLRYIKRFLVMNPDHSQPDAPMPPVDYFDLETSLSKKFASWARKDTPRVSEIPFQMYAYRVVEREKTSANVKDKCSDSGSEVASLCGDENVFSITPPDDAVSTSVNTAKSSSQNSADAKNKSSAKKANGKSNKQTGQHQKLGSTRPPHLSMFGRNLRTNPGSRIQPIMMSPRRRATGHASDSELT; from the exons ATGGAGCAATTCCGGCAGATCGGTGAAGCTCTAGGAAGCATCAAGGCTCTGATGGTGTTCCGCGACGAGCTGCGCGTCAACCAGCGCCAGTGTTGCTTGCTCGTGGATGCCTTCGACCTCGCCTATCACGGCATAGCGGAGGAGATGAGAAGCCATCTAAGGTTCGACGAGAAGCTCATCAAGTGGAAAGCCCTCGAGCCGCCTCTCAAGGAGCTCCACCGGATATTCCGAGAGGGGGAGCAATACATCAAACAGTGCTTGGAGGCCAGGGACTGGTGGGGGAAAGCCGTAGCCCTCGGCCAGAACGCCGACTGCGTCGAGTTCCACATCCACGACCTGCTATGGTGCATCCCCGTCGTGGTAGAGGCGATCGAGAACGTCGGGGAGATCACGGGAACCGACCAAGAAGAGATATACAGGAAGAAGTTTGTCTTCTCCAAGAAGTATGAGAAGGACTGGTTGGAGCCCAAGCTGTTTCAGCTCAAGCTGGGAAAGCCGTACTTGGTCTCGCAAGAACTGTGCAGCAGGATGGACACGGCATGGAAGGAAGATCGATGGATCCTATCGGAGAGGATAGCCGAGAAGCGAAGCCCTGGATCGAAGCCCCTGACGAAGCAAGAGAACCGGCTCGCTGAGCTCCTGGTGTCTCCCAACGGGAAACTCTTCCCCTGCTCGCTTCTCACCGGATCCAGCGACTACCAGGTCAGAAGAAGATTTGGGTCTGGAAACAACTACAAGGAAGTGCAGTGGTTGGGCGAGAGCTTCTCCGTGAAGCATGTCATCGGTGAGATTGAGCCACTGATGAGTGAGATATCTCTCCTCTCGTCCATCACGCACCCGAACGTCGTGCGCTACATGTACTCGTTTGTCgacgaagagaagaaagagagctACATGGTGATGGAGTTGATGAGCAAGGATCTCTGCAGCTACATCAACGAGATCTCTTCCACGAGGAGAAAGGTCCCCTTCCCTCTGCTGGTGGCGGTGGACACGATGCACCAAATCGCGAGGGGAATGGAGTATCTTCACGGTAAGAACATATACCACGGCGACTTGAATCCTTCGAACATATTGGTCAAGACAAGAAACTCTTCGCCGGATGGGTATCTGCACGTAAAAGTGACCGGCTTTGGTCTGTCGCCGGTGAAGAACTCCAAACCTTCGGCAAACCAAGCACCTGCCACCAACCCATGCATCTGGTATGCCCCGGAAGTGCTCCTGGAGCAGGAGACGTCGGGGGAGAGCGGTAGCGCATCGAAGTGCACGGAGAAGGCAGACGTCTACAGCTTTTCGATGTTATGCTTCGAGCTGTTGACGGGGAAAATCCCCTTCGAGGACGATCATCTCCAAGGGGATAAGATGAGCAAGAACATAAGAGCAGGTGCAAGGCCGCTGTTCCCGTTTCACTCTCCCAAGTTCCTCACCAACCTCACAAAGAGATGTTGGCACGCCGATCCCTCTCAGCGACCCAGCTTCTCTTCCATCTGCAGAGTGCTTCGGTACATCAAAAGGTTCTTAGTCATGAACCCAGATCACAGCCAGCCTGATGCACCGATGCCACCGGTGGATTACTTCGACCTCGAAACCAGTCTGTCCAAGAAATTCGCAAGCTGGGCAAGGAAGGACACTCCCCGCGTCTCAGAAATCCCCTTTCAAATGTATGCCTACAGGGTCGTGGAAAGGGAGAAGACGAGTGCCAACGTCAAGGACAAGTGCTCGGATTCGGGGAGCGAAGTAGCGTCACTTTGCGGCGATGAGAACGTGTTTAGCATAACTCCCCCAGATGACGCGGTGTCTACCTCTGTGAACACCGCAAAGTCGTCGTCTCAGAATTCTGCTGATGCCAAGAACAAGTCCTCCGCCAAGAAAGCAAATGGCAAGTCCAACAAGCAAACAG GGCAACATCAAAAACTAGGAAGCACGAGACCACCGCACCTTTCAATGTTTGGGCGCAACCTCAGGACGAACCCTGGGAGCCGAATTCAACCAATCATGATGAGTCCAAGGAGGAGGGCAACAGGGCATGCCTCGGATTCCGAGCTGACATAG
- the LOC103992749 gene encoding ubiquitin-conjugating enzyme E2 28 — protein sequence MASKRILKELKDLQKDPPTSCSAGPVAEDMFHWQATIMGPPDSPYTGGVFLVTIHFPPDYPFKPPKVAFRTKVFHPNINSNGSICLDILKEQWSPALTISKVLLSICSLLTDPNPDDPLVPEIAHMYKTDRTKYEATARSWTQKYAMG from the exons ATGGCTTCCAAGCGGATCCTCAAGGAGCTCAAGGATCTCCAGAAGGATCCCCCCACGTCTTGCAGCGCAG GTCCAGTGGCTGAAGATATGTTTCATTGGCAAGCAACCATAATGGGTCCACCTGACAGTCCATATACAGGAGGAGTCTTTCTGGTTACCATACACTTTCCTCCAGATTATCCATTCAAACCACCTAAG GTTGCTTTCAGGACTAAGGTTTTCCATCCAAACATCAATAGCAATGGAAGCATTTGCCTTGACATCTTGAAAGAGCAATGGAGTCCGGCTTTAACCATTTCCAAG GTGCTGCTATCAATCTGCTCCCTGTTGACGGATCCAAACCCAGATGATCCATTGGTACCGGAGATTGCCCATATGTACAAGACAGACAGAACCAAGTATGAGGCCACTGCAAGGAGCTGGACCCAGAAGTACGCAATGGGCTAA
- the LOC135642052 gene encoding BTB/POZ domain-containing protein POB1-like isoform X2 codes for MIEEFSSGDELSQCSDASWSMECSPSIRIKSLFISSAILAAKSRFFYKLFSNGMRESDQGHATLRISASEEAALMELLSFMYSGKLSTNSPMLLLDILMAADKFEVASCVKHCSQLLRSLPMSTDTALLYLELTSSIAMSSAIQPLTNAAKEFLAKSFKDLTKHQDGLIELPLVGVEAVLSSDELQVASEDAVYDFVLKWARHHYPDLEERREILSSHLSHLIRFPYMSCRKLRKVVTQNDLDQEIFSKAVLEALFFKAETPHRQRALALEQSSNRRYAERAYKYRPVKAIEFELPHPQCIVYLDLKQEECAHLFPSGRVYSQAFHLGGQGFFLSAHCNMDQQSSFHCFGLFLGMQEKGSVSFTVDYEFAARAKPSGEFISKYKGYYTFTGGKAVGYRNLFAIPWTSFMADDSLYFINGVLHLRAELTIKQQQQQQQLL; via the exons ATGATCGAAGAGTTTTCATCAG GTGATGAGCTTTCACAATGCAGTGATGCTTCTTGGAGTATGGAGTGTTCTCCATCCATTAGAATAAAATCTTTATTCATTAGTTCTGCGATACTGGCTGCAAAAAGCCGCTTTTTCTACAAG CTTTTCTCAAATGGAATGCGTGAATCTGACCAGGGGCATGCTACGCTGCGAATAAGTGCCTCAG AAGAAGCTGCCCTAATGGAACTCCTCAGCTTTATGTACAGTGGGAAGTTGTCAACCAATTCACCGATGCTCCTGCTGGATATTCTTATGGCTGCTGACAAGTTTGAGGTGGCTTCTTGCGTGAAGCATTGTAGTCAATTGCTAAGGAGCTTGCCCATGTCTACTGACACTGCCCTTCTCTACTTGGAGCTCACTTCCAGcattgcaatgagttcagcaatcCAGCCGCTAACTAATGCAGCTAAGGAGTTCCTTGCTAAGAGTTTCAAGGACTTAACCAA GCACCAAGATGGCCTAATCGAGCTGCCTCTTGTTGGCGTCGAGGCAGTCCTCTCCAGTGATGAACTTCAAGTTGCATCAGAGGATGCGGTTTATGACTTTGTGCTCAAGTGGGCGCGTCATCATTACCCGGACTTAGAAGAACGGAGGGAGATACTAAGCTCCCACTTGAGCCATCTCATAAGGTTCCCCTACATGTCCTGCAGGAAGCTTAGAAAGGTCGTCACACAGAATGATCTGGACCAGGAAATCTTCTCGAAAGCAGTCCTCGAGGCACTCTTCTTCAAGGCTGAGACCCCACATCGACAGCGTGCCCTCGCATTAGAACAGTCATCAAACCGGCGCTATGCAGAGCGAGCTTACAAGTACCGGCCAGTGAAGGCGATCGAGTTTGAACTGCCACACCCACAGTGCATCGTGTATTTGGACCTAAAGCAGGAGGAGTGTGCACATCTGTTCCCATCTGGCCGAGTCTACTCCCAAGCATTCCACCTTGGTGGGCAGGGTTTCTTCCTCTCAGCTCACTGCAACATGGACCAGCAGAGCTCCTTCCACTGCTTCGGCCTCTTCTTGGGAATGCAAGAAAAGGGTTCGGTAAGTTTCACGGTGGACTACGAATTCGCTGCGAGGGCAAAGCCATCAGGGGAGTTCATCAGCAAATACAAGGGATACTACACCTTTACCGGTGGCAAGGCAGTTGGATACAGGAACCTATTTGCCATCCCATGGACTTCATTCATGGCTGATGACAGTCTCTACTTCATAAATGGTGTTCTTCATTTGAGAGCCGAATTGACCAtcaaacaacagcagcagcagcagcagctgctgtaa
- the LOC135642052 gene encoding BTB/POZ domain-containing protein POB1-like isoform X1 produces MEPVFSFSGSADQNFEFAFNSSNFSDRVLRIEIVPDSPEDTTGGVGTSGLARHRKRRRADVKKERAVEFNLVSFPHSNQIDDDDGLTGANNEGEAVAMIEEFSSGDELSQCSDASWSMECSPSIRIKSLFISSAILAAKSRFFYKLFSNGMRESDQGHATLRISASEEAALMELLSFMYSGKLSTNSPMLLLDILMAADKFEVASCVKHCSQLLRSLPMSTDTALLYLELTSSIAMSSAIQPLTNAAKEFLAKSFKDLTKHQDGLIELPLVGVEAVLSSDELQVASEDAVYDFVLKWARHHYPDLEERREILSSHLSHLIRFPYMSCRKLRKVVTQNDLDQEIFSKAVLEALFFKAETPHRQRALALEQSSNRRYAERAYKYRPVKAIEFELPHPQCIVYLDLKQEECAHLFPSGRVYSQAFHLGGQGFFLSAHCNMDQQSSFHCFGLFLGMQEKGSVSFTVDYEFAARAKPSGEFISKYKGYYTFTGGKAVGYRNLFAIPWTSFMADDSLYFINGVLHLRAELTIKQQQQQQQLL; encoded by the exons ATGGAACCCGTCTTCTCCTTCTCCGGGAGCGCCGACCAGAACTTTGAGTTTGCCTTCAATTCCAGCAATTTCTCCGACCGGGTGCTCCGGATCGAGATCGTCCCTGACTCGCCGGAGGACACGACGGGTGGCGTTGGCACCTCCGGGTTGGCCAGGCACCGGAAGCGCCGGAGGGCCGATGTCAAGAAGGAGAGAG CTGTGGAGTTCAATTTGGTGAGTTTTCCCCACAGCAACCAGATTGATGATGACGATGGTTTGACAGGTGCAAACAACGAGGGTGAAGCTGTAGCAATGATCGAAGAGTTTTCATCAG GTGATGAGCTTTCACAATGCAGTGATGCTTCTTGGAGTATGGAGTGTTCTCCATCCATTAGAATAAAATCTTTATTCATTAGTTCTGCGATACTGGCTGCAAAAAGCCGCTTTTTCTACAAG CTTTTCTCAAATGGAATGCGTGAATCTGACCAGGGGCATGCTACGCTGCGAATAAGTGCCTCAG AAGAAGCTGCCCTAATGGAACTCCTCAGCTTTATGTACAGTGGGAAGTTGTCAACCAATTCACCGATGCTCCTGCTGGATATTCTTATGGCTGCTGACAAGTTTGAGGTGGCTTCTTGCGTGAAGCATTGTAGTCAATTGCTAAGGAGCTTGCCCATGTCTACTGACACTGCCCTTCTCTACTTGGAGCTCACTTCCAGcattgcaatgagttcagcaatcCAGCCGCTAACTAATGCAGCTAAGGAGTTCCTTGCTAAGAGTTTCAAGGACTTAACCAA GCACCAAGATGGCCTAATCGAGCTGCCTCTTGTTGGCGTCGAGGCAGTCCTCTCCAGTGATGAACTTCAAGTTGCATCAGAGGATGCGGTTTATGACTTTGTGCTCAAGTGGGCGCGTCATCATTACCCGGACTTAGAAGAACGGAGGGAGATACTAAGCTCCCACTTGAGCCATCTCATAAGGTTCCCCTACATGTCCTGCAGGAAGCTTAGAAAGGTCGTCACACAGAATGATCTGGACCAGGAAATCTTCTCGAAAGCAGTCCTCGAGGCACTCTTCTTCAAGGCTGAGACCCCACATCGACAGCGTGCCCTCGCATTAGAACAGTCATCAAACCGGCGCTATGCAGAGCGAGCTTACAAGTACCGGCCAGTGAAGGCGATCGAGTTTGAACTGCCACACCCACAGTGCATCGTGTATTTGGACCTAAAGCAGGAGGAGTGTGCACATCTGTTCCCATCTGGCCGAGTCTACTCCCAAGCATTCCACCTTGGTGGGCAGGGTTTCTTCCTCTCAGCTCACTGCAACATGGACCAGCAGAGCTCCTTCCACTGCTTCGGCCTCTTCTTGGGAATGCAAGAAAAGGGTTCGGTAAGTTTCACGGTGGACTACGAATTCGCTGCGAGGGCAAAGCCATCAGGGGAGTTCATCAGCAAATACAAGGGATACTACACCTTTACCGGTGGCAAGGCAGTTGGATACAGGAACCTATTTGCCATCCCATGGACTTCATTCATGGCTGATGACAGTCTCTACTTCATAAATGGTGTTCTTCATTTGAGAGCCGAATTGACCAtcaaacaacagcagcagcagcagcagctgctgtaa
- the LOC103993015 gene encoding cucumber peeling cupredoxin-like, whose translation MAEAHRTLLLLVVAMSCLVTVSQAHQKIHIVGGSYGWKIPPNKTFYEEWANKQSFFVGDKLVFLYTTGLQNVIEASEEEEFVYCKQTNVEDVQFVGPTILEVTKAGVHYFYCSVGLHCEGGQKLRINVTDEATT comes from the exons ATGGCAGAAGCGCACCGCACCCTCTTGCTCTTGGTGGTCGCCATGAGTTGCCTTGTGACCGTGTCACAAGCCCACCAAAAGATCCACATCGTCGGAGGAAGCTACGGGTGGAAGATCCCACCCAACAAGACGTTCTACGAGGAATGGGCTAATAAACAGAGCTTCTTCGTGGGGGATAAGCTCG TGTTCTTGTACACGACGGGGTTGCAGAACGTGATAGAGGCGTCCGAGGAGGAGGAGTTCGTCTACTGCAAGCAGACCAACGTGGAGGACGTGCAGTTCGTGGGACCCACCATCCTGGAGGTGACGAAGGCCGGTGTCCACTACTTCTACTGCAGCGTTGGTCTGCACTGCGAGGGCGGCCAGAAGCTCCGCATCAACGTCACCGATGAAGCCACCACGTGA